A stretch of Endozoicomonas sp. SCSIO W0465 DNA encodes these proteins:
- a CDS encoding transposase, whose amino-acid sequence MEKAKAMGISDVAFNKKRGLEVEEMTKSQYVYKTLFRFRAGIEAGISWLKRCFGLSRCHCKGSERFDSHCWLSVVCYNLVILARHPAPS is encoded by the coding sequence TTGGAAAAAGCCAAGGCCATGGGAATCAGCGATGTAGCTTTTAATAAGAAGCGCGGACTTGAAGTCGAAGAGATGACTAAAAGTCAGTATGTGTATAAAACGCTCTTTCGCTTCCGGGCAGGTATTGAAGCGGGAATTTCGTGGCTAAAGAGATGTTTTGGGCTATCACGTTGCCACTGCAAGGGTTCTGAGCGTTTTGATTCTCATTGCTGGTTATCGGTGGTCTGTTACAACCTGGTGATTCTGGCCAGACACCCGGCACCATCCTGA
- a CDS encoding ISNCY family transposase, producing the protein MRKKRNPQCSMELHYVPHEICSQLSGISQWLDAHPQFNDWIYEDLSSGDKQNTGRNGLSAESVLRAALLKQYLNCDYDYLSFVLMDSMLFRDFCRLEPNQRPSRSSLHGLISLLTASTWERINNCQLMTAKDQGIEKGRTVAIDSTVTESDIKPPCDSDLLASSVKEICRLLERGQTLTATPLYEYTHHNRAVKDAARKCIYAGKEERHQHYKKLLQLTRKSRKVLIEATVTLANARQQGQCLLADDADKWQADVDHLLPLVDAIVSQTERRVFKGEKVPAQEKVVSLYEPHTDIIVKDRRQVQYGHKLNLVQGKSRLILDLVIEEGNPADSDQFIPMMERQKKFMVVYLARQAVTADTRVALIWKKPRPWESAM; encoded by the coding sequence ATGCGCAAAAAACGCAACCCGCAGTGTAGTATGGAACTCCATTACGTACCTCATGAAATCTGCTCCCAGCTTTCCGGTATCTCGCAATGGCTTGACGCCCATCCACAGTTCAATGACTGGATTTATGAGGACTTAAGTTCTGGTGATAAACAGAACACTGGGCGGAACGGACTATCAGCAGAATCCGTTCTTCGTGCGGCACTCCTGAAACAGTATTTGAATTGTGATTATGACTACTTGTCGTTTGTTTTGATGGACTCCATGCTCTTTCGAGACTTTTGTCGCCTCGAACCAAACCAGCGCCCCAGTCGCTCCAGTTTGCATGGGCTCATCAGCCTTCTTACTGCATCTACATGGGAACGGATTAATAACTGTCAGCTAATGACCGCTAAAGATCAGGGTATTGAAAAAGGGCGCACTGTGGCTATTGACAGCACAGTCACCGAATCGGATATCAAACCTCCTTGCGACAGTGATCTTTTAGCCAGTTCCGTTAAAGAAATTTGTCGGCTGCTGGAACGGGGACAAACACTGACAGCGACACCGCTTTATGAATATACCCATCACAACCGAGCCGTAAAAGATGCGGCCAGAAAATGCATCTACGCTGGCAAAGAAGAGCGGCATCAGCATTATAAAAAACTGCTGCAGTTGACCCGAAAATCCCGGAAGGTACTTATCGAAGCTACTGTCACGCTAGCAAACGCCCGTCAGCAGGGGCAGTGTCTCCTGGCTGATGATGCCGACAAGTGGCAGGCCGATGTGGATCACCTGTTACCCCTGGTGGATGCAATAGTCTCCCAGACAGAGCGCAGGGTCTTTAAGGGTGAAAAGGTGCCAGCCCAGGAAAAAGTGGTTAGCCTGTATGAACCCCATACGGATATCATCGTAAAAGACAGGCGGCAAGTACAGTATGGCCATAAACTGAACCTGGTTCAGGGAAAAAGTCGATTGATCCTGGACCTGGTTATTGAGGAAGGTAACCCAGCGGATTCGGACCAATTCATTCCGATGATGGAAAGACAAAAAAAATTTATGGTCGTGTACCTCGCCAGACAAGCGGTGACGGCGGATACGCGTGTCGCGCTAATTTGGAAAAAGCCAAGGCCATGGGAATCAGCGATGTAG
- a CDS encoding molybdopterin-dependent oxidoreductase yields MCFWTRTNYFSNDTQCFAGRYIAYNMVFGTWPGGDLRNSRLVVMWGSNPPASHSYWTQDINEARDKGGKLIVVDTMYTEMARIADHYIQVKPGTDSILAWGLIKQLIDRDMVDLEFVAQFTKGFDELKEYARSFTQEFVSEQTGVAIEQMETILACYKESGNSISNWCGTGLEHQANGVNNVRSVAYIDALIGAVDVPGGMMTMDGFGVQSLHMHMDPEVEARAIGSQEFPILFNMRGECHTLRLMNQILSQEPYPFKGLIMTAANPVLTNANASKVIEAFKALDLLVVKELYMTETAELAHYVIPAASYMERSELQYNGINQTVKLTEKVVDLGLQNEYDFFKGLADRLGYTDLLPWENEDALNAWLIEPTGMSLEELASHRDGYQFAPLTYGKPQARQARGEKPFNTPSGLIEFTSGHLEAIGREPLAKFMNAPEYMSVSKEEYPLVLMTGSRKVMFFHGRYRNLSQVNKVMPEAQVEMHPSDAAWHNVVDGEMVRVTSAYGTINIKVRVMHEAEIVAGAVQITHGFKDANVNILVGDGVLDPISGFPALKSVPVRIEKIVH; encoded by the coding sequence TTGTGTTTTTGGACGAGAACTAACTATTTCTCCAACGACACTCAGTGCTTTGCCGGTCGTTACATCGCTTACAACATGGTGTTTGGTACCTGGCCAGGTGGTGACCTGAGAAACTCCAGACTGGTGGTGATGTGGGGCTCCAATCCGCCAGCATCCCACTCTTATTGGACCCAGGACATCAACGAAGCCCGCGACAAGGGTGGCAAGCTGATTGTAGTGGACACCATGTACACAGAGATGGCCCGCATTGCGGATCACTATATCCAGGTGAAACCGGGCACTGACAGTATCCTGGCCTGGGGTCTGATCAAACAGCTGATCGACCGTGATATGGTGGATCTGGAGTTTGTTGCCCAGTTCACCAAGGGCTTTGACGAACTGAAGGAATACGCCCGGTCCTTCACTCAGGAATTCGTGTCTGAGCAGACCGGCGTAGCCATCGAGCAGATGGAAACCATCCTGGCGTGCTATAAAGAATCCGGCAACAGCATCTCCAACTGGTGCGGCACCGGTCTGGAACACCAGGCCAACGGCGTGAACAACGTGCGCTCTGTGGCTTACATCGATGCTCTGATTGGTGCGGTTGATGTGCCCGGCGGCATGATGACGATGGATGGCTTTGGTGTACAAAGCCTGCACATGCACATGGATCCTGAGGTGGAGGCCAGGGCAATCGGTAGCCAGGAGTTCCCGATTCTGTTCAATATGCGAGGTGAGTGCCATACCCTGCGCCTGATGAATCAGATCCTGTCCCAAGAGCCGTATCCTTTTAAAGGCTTGATCATGACAGCAGCCAACCCGGTACTGACCAATGCGAATGCATCCAAAGTCATTGAAGCATTCAAGGCACTGGATCTGCTGGTGGTGAAAGAGCTGTATATGACCGAAACTGCCGAGCTGGCCCATTATGTTATTCCAGCAGCTTCTTACATGGAGCGTTCAGAACTGCAATACAACGGTATTAACCAGACCGTGAAGCTGACGGAAAAAGTGGTGGATCTGGGTCTGCAGAATGAATACGACTTCTTCAAAGGATTGGCAGATCGCCTGGGTTACACCGACTTGCTGCCATGGGAAAACGAAGACGCTCTGAATGCATGGCTGATTGAACCTACCGGCATGTCCCTGGAAGAACTGGCAAGCCATCGTGACGGTTACCAGTTTGCCCCACTGACTTACGGCAAACCCCAGGCCAGACAGGCTCGTGGTGAGAAGCCATTCAATACGCCATCCGGTCTGATCGAATTTACTTCCGGGCATCTTGAAGCGATTGGTCGTGAACCGCTGGCAAAGTTTATGAACGCACCTGAGTACATGAGCGTTTCCAAAGAAGAGTACCCACTGGTGCTGATGACAGGTTCCAGAAAGGTCATGTTCTTCCACGGGCGCTACCGCAACCTGTCCCAGGTTAACAAGGTGATGCCTGAAGCTCAGGTTGAAATGCACCCGTCTGATGCAGCCTGGCACAATGTTGTAGATGGTGAGATGGTTCGTGTTACCTCCGCTTACGGCACCATCAACATTAAAGTGCGAGTGATGCATGAAGCCGAAATCGTCGCTGGCGCTGTGCAGATTACCCATGGTTTCAAAGATGCCAATGTCAACATCCTTGTTGGTGACGGTGTCCTCGACCCGATTTCTGGCTTCCCTGCCCTGAAATCGGTACCCGTCAGAATAGAGAAAATCGTTCACTGA
- a CDS encoding DMT family transporter: MGNQKGMGMIAMAAVAVFWGLSFYSIQAVGTIIGPFTLATARFCIAAVAFLIIMLLTKQDTKIERSDIKKVVINALIGIAIYFPLSMYAINLIPAAASSVLSAIQPIIMIILEAVILGVAITRKNSLAVALSVIGALLTVGVIEGEGSGYFGYVLMFLCTCMWCGYTVLQRPLNEKYSPITLNVYQFIIGTVIMSPSFFIENNDWAAMTSVQWFNLVYLGSICSGLCFVLYNFAIPRVGATTSSLFLNAGPIITAALGVFIYGKYPTMLTGVGIVLTVIGVTLATVDFKKTEVLEAQPAA; this comes from the coding sequence ATGGGTAATCAAAAAGGCATGGGCATGATCGCCATGGCTGCCGTTGCCGTTTTCTGGGGTCTCTCGTTCTATAGTATCCAGGCGGTGGGCACCATTATTGGCCCTTTCACACTGGCCACAGCCCGTTTTTGTATCGCCGCAGTGGCATTTCTGATCATCATGCTGCTAACCAAACAGGACACAAAAATTGAGCGTTCGGATATCAAGAAAGTGGTCATCAATGCGCTTATTGGTATTGCGATCTACTTCCCACTGAGCATGTATGCCATCAACCTGATTCCTGCTGCTGCCAGCTCTGTACTATCTGCTATCCAGCCAATCATTATGATTATTCTGGAAGCCGTGATTCTGGGGGTGGCAATTACCCGCAAGAACTCACTGGCAGTGGCTCTGAGCGTTATTGGTGCACTGTTAACGGTGGGTGTTATCGAAGGTGAAGGTTCCGGTTACTTTGGTTACGTACTGATGTTCCTGTGTACCTGCATGTGGTGTGGTTACACCGTGTTGCAGCGCCCACTGAACGAAAAGTACTCCCCGATTACCCTGAACGTTTATCAGTTCATCATTGGTACGGTGATTATGTCTCCAAGCTTCTTTATCGAGAACAATGACTGGGCGGCAATGACTTCTGTTCAGTGGTTTAACCTGGTATACCTCGGCTCTATCTGCTCTGGCCTGTGTTTTGTTTTATACAACTTTGCCATTCCACGAGTTGGTGCGACCACGAGTTCCCTGTTCCTGAATGCCGGCCCGATCATCACCGCAGCACTGGGTGTCTTTATCTATGGTAAGTACCCAACCATGCTCACTGGCGTTGGTATCGTGCTGACGGTTATTGGTGTTACTCTGGCAACCGTAGACTTTAAGAAAACCGAAGTTCTGGAAGCCCAGCCAGCAGCTTAA
- a CDS encoding IS1634 family transposase — translation MHPHQFHIQRIDHMGLVAGMCKELGISNHLDSLVPNQSEHRNISFGETVVSMLLNGLGFTARTLHMFPEFHADKPLDKLIRPGIKPEHINDSVLGRALDQLFELDVSEVYLSLAVKAVNVLKLPCKALNLDSTSLHVDGVYNSESDVDEEDMHCIKLCRGYSRDHRPELNQAILLMMTENQAGIPVFMKASSGNVNDNKNFKKVISSHLKSYREALNNRYLIGDAALYTTDNVQILHQQGQQFITRVPSKIKEARELIDSVASCEMTPVEGAEGYESHEMLSDHAGVSQRWILVRSEQARKSEQKTLLKKMLKKSEKEAESLTSKLAKKAFKCETDALRAFDEWQSKTIYCQAEPVITEKPCYTKVGRPEKGSKPDSIEYYVSGYPWVSVDCRKDAECSLGCFVLATNDLDDSRLSTAEVLSTYKSQQSVERGFRFLKSPEFLVSSLFLKKPERIEALLMVMTLCLLVYAAIQHRIRHELKRQSRFFPDMKRKPCQNPTARWVFFCFQGINVLLVDGHEKHVVGLQERQLTIISILGRPYQEIYS, via the coding sequence ATGCATCCTCATCAGTTCCACATTCAACGTATCGATCATATGGGTTTGGTTGCCGGTATGTGCAAAGAACTCGGTATCTCTAATCATCTGGATTCCCTGGTTCCTAACCAATCTGAACACCGGAATATTTCCTTTGGCGAAACCGTAGTATCAATGCTGCTTAACGGCCTTGGGTTCACTGCCCGCACGCTTCATATGTTCCCGGAGTTTCATGCTGATAAACCGCTGGATAAACTCATCAGGCCCGGTATTAAACCCGAACACATTAACGACAGTGTACTCGGCAGAGCCCTGGATCAGCTTTTTGAACTGGATGTAAGTGAGGTCTATTTATCGCTGGCTGTCAAGGCAGTGAATGTCTTAAAACTGCCGTGCAAGGCTCTGAACCTTGACTCAACAAGCTTGCATGTGGACGGCGTTTATAACAGCGAATCTGACGTCGACGAAGAAGATATGCACTGTATCAAACTCTGTCGTGGATACAGCAGGGATCATCGACCCGAGCTCAACCAGGCAATACTGCTGATGATGACGGAAAATCAGGCCGGTATTCCCGTTTTTATGAAAGCGTCCAGTGGCAACGTAAACGACAATAAAAACTTTAAAAAAGTCATCAGCAGCCATTTGAAATCCTACCGGGAAGCCCTGAATAATCGCTACCTGATTGGTGATGCAGCACTTTATACAACAGATAACGTACAGATACTTCATCAGCAGGGCCAGCAATTTATCACCCGGGTTCCGTCAAAAATCAAAGAAGCCAGAGAACTGATTGACAGTGTCGCTTCTTGTGAAATGACACCAGTGGAGGGTGCTGAGGGCTATGAGAGTCATGAAATGCTGTCAGATCATGCGGGTGTCTCCCAGCGCTGGATTCTGGTCCGCAGCGAGCAGGCTCGAAAGAGCGAACAAAAAACACTGCTGAAAAAAATGCTAAAGAAGTCTGAGAAAGAAGCAGAATCGCTGACCAGTAAACTGGCCAAAAAAGCCTTCAAGTGTGAAACCGACGCATTGCGTGCGTTCGATGAATGGCAGTCAAAAACTATTTATTGTCAGGCGGAACCTGTCATTACTGAGAAACCCTGCTATACCAAGGTAGGTCGTCCGGAGAAAGGCTCTAAACCGGACAGTATTGAATATTATGTGAGCGGATATCCTTGGGTATCCGTTGACTGTCGCAAAGATGCAGAGTGTTCTCTGGGTTGCTTTGTGCTGGCGACGAATGATCTGGACGACAGTCGGCTGAGTACAGCAGAAGTGCTAAGTACTTACAAATCACAACAGTCAGTAGAGCGTGGCTTTCGGTTTTTGAAGAGCCCGGAGTTTCTGGTTTCTTCGCTGTTTTTAAAGAAACCGGAACGAATAGAAGCCTTGCTGATGGTGATGACGCTGTGTCTGTTAGTGTATGCGGCGATTCAGCATCGAATTAGGCATGAGCTAAAACGACAGAGTCGGTTTTTCCCGGACATGAAGCGGAAACCCTGCCAAAACCCGACAGCGCGTTGGGTGTTTTTCTGCTTTCAGGGTATCAACGTGCTATTGGTCGATGGACATGAAAAGCATGTGGTTGGATTACAAGAAAGGCAGTTGACTATTATTTCAATTCTTGGGCGACCGTATCAGGAAATTTATTCCTGA
- a CDS encoding nuclear transport factor 2 family protein, translating to MSLVTNFLNEFRDCLLNGSKDGVLELTMPDDITGWGVTESHDFNNPDDLCKQSARYFAERESADIQLEPLDSFGNGRAMMVACRCKRDIRFKNGLRLKDDDLRLTFYLIEHQGSLKIRHSHISKAWPEIIPFPVNPVPHRPRPELSGHSARLDSICIAPVLDALNKRVNYSEAADLRNLIMLQHPSQSRVYFPLNRPDALRGSRQYEQYLGKLAERHLHPQLKYHHPVAFQNQSLICLSAYAETGWQEKATGERVHASPLRVTYILQEHEGQWLCRHGHWSLPCPDVG from the coding sequence ATGTCGTTAGTTACCAATTTTCTTAATGAATTCAGGGACTGCCTGCTCAATGGCAGTAAAGACGGTGTACTGGAATTAACGATGCCTGATGACATCACCGGCTGGGGTGTCACTGAAAGTCATGATTTCAACAACCCGGATGATCTTTGCAAACAGTCGGCCCGTTACTTTGCCGAACGGGAGTCTGCTGATATTCAGTTGGAACCATTAGACAGTTTTGGCAATGGCAGGGCAATGATGGTGGCCTGTCGCTGCAAACGGGATATCCGTTTTAAAAATGGCTTGAGACTGAAGGATGATGACCTGAGGCTAACATTTTATCTGATAGAACATCAGGGTAGCCTGAAGATACGCCATAGCCACATCAGCAAGGCCTGGCCTGAGATAATCCCATTCCCGGTTAACCCTGTCCCCCACAGACCCCGACCTGAACTGTCCGGTCACTCTGCAAGGCTCGATTCCATCTGCATTGCCCCGGTTCTTGATGCTTTGAACAAACGGGTTAATTACAGCGAAGCCGCTGACCTGAGAAACCTGATAATGCTGCAACACCCAAGCCAGAGCAGAGTTTATTTTCCTCTGAACAGACCGGATGCCCTGCGCGGCTCGCGGCAATATGAGCAATACCTTGGCAAGCTGGCCGAAAGACACCTTCACCCACAGTTAAAATACCATCACCCGGTTGCCTTTCAGAACCAGTCATTGATATGCCTGTCGGCGTATGCAGAAACCGGCTGGCAGGAAAAGGCAACAGGGGAAAGAGTCCATGCTTCGCCACTGCGGGTAACCTATATACTTCAGGAGCATGAAGGCCAGTGGTTATGCCGCCACGGCCACTGGTCATTGCCCTGCCCCGATGTTGGGTAA
- a CDS encoding IS3 family transposase (programmed frameshift) — MARYSEEFKESIIQKMMPPNNVPVSQLVRETGISDVTLYTWRKKAVSKGVPVPGDGKNPDQWTTENKLAVIIETAALNEAEMAEYCRKKGLFAEQIQQWKAAFINSVSVQPESQSKQRKALSDEHKKDKKTIKKLERELNRKDKALAETAALLVLTKKGPRDLGGARGRLVSLPDRQNAVSLIKQAVKDGARQSKACKALGLTERTVQRWMQGDDVRADNRKNADRPEPVNKFSEAERQAIVDVCNSERFKSLPPSQIVPTLLDEGLYMGSERTFYRVLEETGQQHHRGSAAKPNRYKPTSWCATGPNQVWSWDITYLRSPIRGQFYYLYLVIDIFSRMIVTWEIHETESAEHASEMITKACIKQGIAALEWPLVLHSDNGSPMKGGTMLSTLQRLGVVSSFSRPRVSDDNPFSEAIFRTLKYRPGYPRTPFADLEAARSWVHGFAQWYNEEHKHSGLKFLTPGQRHRGETKVLMANRRKVYEQAKERHPERWGKRSTRNWDLADEVWLNPDRPADDQLSKAA, encoded by the exons ATGGCCCGCTATTCAGAAGAGTTCAAAGAGTCCATCATTCAGAAGATGATGCCACCCAATAATGTGCCAGTTTCGCAGTTGGTACGTGAGACTGGTATCTCTGATGTGACCCTGTACACTTGGCGAAAGAAAGCAGTATCTAAAGGAGTGCCTGTGCCGGGCGACGGAAAGAATCCAGATCAATGGACAACTGAAAACAAGTTAGCCGTAATCATTGAAACGGCTGCGTTAAATGAAGCAGAAATGGCTGAATACTGTCGTAAAAAAGGTCTGTTTGCTGAACAAATTCAGCAGTGGAAGGCTGCCTTTATTAACAGTGTTTCTGTCCAGCCTGAAAGTCAGTCAAAACAGCGTAAGGCGCTGTCTGACGAACACAAAAAAGATAAGAAAACCATCAAAAAGCTTGAGCGTGAACTCAATCGCAAGGACAAGGCGTTAGCAGAAACTGCTGCCTTGCTGGTACTCACAAAAAAGG GCCCAAGAGATCTGGGGGGCGCCAGAGGACGATTAGTCTCTCTCCCGGATCGACAAAATGCTGTTAGCCTGATTAAACAGGCAGTTAAAGATGGGGCTCGTCAGTCAAAAGCCTGCAAAGCCCTTGGTCTTACAGAAAGAACTGTACAACGCTGGATGCAGGGTGATGACGTGCGCGCAGATAATCGCAAAAATGCTGACAGGCCAGAACCGGTTAACAAGTTTTCTGAAGCTGAGCGACAGGCGATTGTTGACGTCTGTAACAGCGAGCGGTTCAAAAGCCTTCCGCCCAGCCAGATTGTGCCCACATTGTTAGATGAAGGTCTCTATATGGGGTCTGAAAGGACATTTTACCGGGTGTTGGAGGAAACAGGGCAACAGCATCATCGGGGCAGTGCTGCCAAGCCAAACAGGTATAAGCCAACGTCCTGGTGTGCTACCGGACCCAACCAGGTCTGGTCCTGGGATATTACCTATCTGCGCTCTCCGATACGGGGGCAGTTTTATTACCTGTACCTGGTGATAGACATCTTTAGTCGTATGATTGTTACATGGGAAATTCATGAAACCGAATCAGCTGAGCATGCATCAGAAATGATCACTAAAGCCTGTATCAAACAGGGAATTGCAGCCTTGGAGTGGCCACTGGTTCTGCACTCAGATAATGGTAGTCCCATGAAGGGTGGCACTATGCTGTCAACACTGCAGCGTCTTGGGGTCGTGAGCTCATTCAGTCGTCCCCGGGTCAGTGATGATAACCCCTTTTCCGAGGCCATATTCAGAACCCTGAAATACCGCCCTGGTTATCCGCGCACGCCATTTGCTGATCTTGAAGCAGCACGTAGCTGGGTGCATGGTTTTGCCCAATGGTACAACGAAGAGCACAAGCACAGTGGGCTGAAATTTCTGACACCCGGGCAAAGGCATCGTGGTGAAACCAAGGTGCTTATGGCTAACCGCAGAAAGGTTTATGAACAAGCCAAAGAACGTCACCCAGAGCGCTGGGGAAAGAGGTCAACAAGGAACTGGGATCTGGCTGATGAAGTCTGGTTGAATCCCGACAGACCTGCTGATGATCAACTAAGCAAAGCCGCTTAA
- a CDS encoding IS66 family transposase: MIPELPATMSAEILLKENAELRMRVACLEERCRELEEKVGKNSQNSSKPPSSDGYQKPCKNSNSPDHSDDLSADKGTDPSDEKPNPKSLRQSSGNKAGGKKGHQGTCLKQVDIPDYIEYLPVKECNKCQASLLDSEPVKYIERQVFEPGRPGEFEVTAHRAEVKICTCGCRNQAEFPEGVTAAAQYGSATQAMAVYLNQYHFLPFKRVSEYFNTLYKMSVSAGTVANFVARTYENLASTEEVIRDALRESSVAGADETGMRAEGSLHWLHVMRDEQWTLYYLSEKRGREAMDTMGILLTFAGVLVHDHWKSYFAYAATHVLCNAHHLRELLGVVDRDSNQLALRLMKLLRLSWHYCKGFKTIGMLQMPSVVCERIEKIYDRLLQRALMKEVVYMEKQREELKRKKVKNTKAYNLFKRLTEFKAETLRFMSDFTIPFDNNGSERDVRMAKLKQKISGCFRSADGGSMFARIRSYLSSARKQGMDIYQSLHRAVRNYCNMPLLSAE; encoded by the coding sequence ATGATTCCAGAACTACCCGCAACTATGTCGGCTGAGATTCTCTTGAAAGAGAATGCAGAGCTGCGGATGAGAGTTGCCTGTCTGGAAGAGCGATGTCGAGAATTGGAAGAAAAGGTTGGCAAGAACAGTCAAAACAGCAGCAAGCCGCCATCGTCTGATGGTTATCAAAAACCTTGTAAAAACAGTAATTCTCCAGATCATTCTGACGACCTTTCCGCAGATAAAGGTACCGATCCATCGGATGAAAAACCCAATCCTAAAAGTCTGAGACAGTCTTCTGGTAATAAAGCCGGTGGAAAGAAAGGGCATCAGGGCACTTGTCTTAAACAGGTCGATATCCCTGACTATATTGAGTACCTTCCGGTTAAAGAATGCAATAAATGTCAGGCGTCTCTTCTTGATAGTGAGCCGGTCAAATATATTGAACGACAGGTGTTTGAACCAGGGAGACCGGGTGAATTTGAAGTAACGGCCCATAGAGCTGAAGTAAAAATCTGCACTTGTGGTTGTCGGAATCAGGCTGAATTCCCGGAAGGTGTTACCGCTGCCGCACAATATGGCTCAGCCACACAGGCTATGGCCGTCTATCTTAACCAATACCATTTCCTGCCTTTTAAGCGCGTGTCAGAGTATTTTAATACTCTCTATAAAATGAGTGTAAGTGCAGGCACTGTCGCCAATTTTGTGGCCAGAACCTATGAAAATCTGGCTTCTACTGAAGAGGTTATTCGTGACGCCTTGCGGGAATCGTCTGTTGCCGGAGCCGATGAAACGGGTATGCGGGCCGAGGGCTCTTTGCACTGGCTACACGTTATGCGGGATGAACAATGGACGCTCTACTACTTGTCTGAAAAGCGAGGTCGTGAGGCCATGGACACGATGGGCATACTGCTAACATTTGCAGGCGTTCTGGTTCATGATCATTGGAAATCCTATTTTGCATATGCGGCAACTCACGTACTTTGCAATGCCCATCACCTGAGGGAGCTTTTGGGTGTTGTTGATAGGGACAGCAATCAACTGGCGTTGCGATTGATGAAGCTACTGAGGCTTTCCTGGCATTACTGCAAGGGCTTTAAGACCATAGGTATGCTACAGATGCCAAGTGTTGTCTGTGAACGAATCGAGAAGATTTATGACCGGTTGCTTCAGCGGGCTCTAATGAAAGAAGTCGTCTATATGGAGAAGCAACGAGAGGAGCTTAAGCGCAAGAAAGTCAAGAATACTAAAGCTTACAATCTCTTCAAACGACTCACTGAGTTCAAGGCTGAGACACTGCGCTTCATGTCAGATTTTACCATTCCCTTCGATAACAATGGCAGTGAACGGGATGTTCGAATGGCCAAGTTAAAGCAGAAAATCTCAGGCTGCTTCAGGAGTGCAGACGGTGGTTCTATGTTTGCACGGATTCGCAGCTATTTGTCGTCTGCCAGAAAACAGGGAATGGACATATATCAATCACTTCATAGAGCTGTTCGGAATTACTGTAATATGCCTTTGCTCAGTGCTGAATAG
- a CDS encoding GntP family permease — translation MGCVFGRELANLPISPILIPFIVSTLIRLIQGSGTVAMVTAASISAPILAQIPGVNMLLAAQMATMGSLFFGYFNDSLFWVVNRMMGISDVKQQMIVWSIPTTIAWAIGGASVAIINLIVTIQH, via the coding sequence ATTGGTTGTGTTTTTGGACGAGAACTAGCTAATTTACCAATCTCACCCATTCTTATCCCTTTCATTGTCTCGACGCTGATCCGTTTGATACAGGGTTCCGGAACGGTTGCAATGGTGACGGCTGCATCCATTTCCGCCCCGATTCTAGCGCAAATCCCCGGTGTGAATATGCTGTTGGCCGCACAGATGGCAACGATGGGGTCGCTGTTCTTTGGTTACTTCAATGACAGTCTGTTCTGGGTGGTCAATCGGATGATGGGGATTTCTGATGTGAAGCAGCAGATGATCGTCTGGTCAATCCCGACTACCATTGCCTGGGCCATTGGCGGTGCCAGTGTGGCGATTATTAACTTAATCGTAACTATTCAGCACTGA